A stretch of the Lactuca sativa cultivar Salinas chromosome 9, Lsat_Salinas_v11, whole genome shotgun sequence genome encodes the following:
- the LOC111905170 gene encoding uncharacterized protein LOC111905170 — MRSKATSQRKPITIVWIIKTPIRALCKAKDIYIKGITNFSNTYSRPVMILEEANRTTMQLPRSFSTTMLPDDHSRHQQPEELVRANSTSNTHISMADLERYMIHKQNHRLQPCASRKGVPRSCSVGMGRIDEDRASSFRDDCVLLKNKVVVKVKNSRLSSNCS, encoded by the coding sequence ATGAGAAGCAAAGCGACATCTCAAAGGAAACCAATAACAATTGTTTGGATCATCAAGACGCCAATAAGAGCTCTATGTAAAGCCAAAGATATTTACATTAAAGGCATCACCAATTTCAGCAACACATATAGTCGCCCTGTGATGATCCTTGAAGAGGCTAATCGTACAACCATGCAGCTTCCCCGGAGTTTCAGCACCACCATGCTACCTGACGATCACAGTCGCCATCAACAGCCGGAAGAACTAGTCAGGGCTAATTCCACCAGCAACACTCACATTAGTATGGCCGATCTCGAACGCTACATGATACACAAGCAAAACCACCGATTACAACCATGTGCCTCAAGGAAAGGTGTGCCCAGAAGTTGCAGTGTTGGGATGGGGAGAATCGATGAAGATAGGGCCTCGTCTTTCAGAGACGACTGTGTACTGTTAAAAAATAAGGTCGTTGTTAAGGTTAAAAATTCAAGACTTTCTAGTAATTGCAGTTAA